From one Flavobacteriales bacterium genomic stretch:
- a CDS encoding DUF1801 domain-containing protein codes for MYPRFDRAVSALLDARDHPLRKEMDLLRSLILGVDRSIEEGVKWNTASFRTTDWFATLNGPKHVKEPMLILHAGAKARGIVLKERIPDPEGLIRWLGNDRAQITFKDAPDIEAKAKALQAIVSAWIRLI; via the coding sequence ATGTACCCTCGCTTCGACCGTGCCGTGAGCGCCTTGCTGGATGCGCGCGATCACCCCTTGCGCAAGGAGATGGATTTGCTGCGCAGCCTCATCCTGGGCGTCGATAGGTCGATCGAGGAGGGCGTGAAGTGGAACACGGCCAGCTTCCGGACCACGGATTGGTTCGCCACTTTGAACGGCCCGAAGCACGTGAAGGAGCCGATGCTGATCCTGCATGCTGGTGCCAAGGCAAGAGGCATCGTGCTGAAGGAGCGCATCCCCGATCCGGAAGGCCTGATCAGATGGCTTGGCAACGACCGCGCGCAGATCACCTTCAAGGATGCCCCGGATATCGAGGCGAAAGCGAAAGCGCTGCAAGCCATCGTGAGCGCTTGGATCAGACTCATTTGA
- a CDS encoding GyrI-like domain-containing protein: MITSPEVTTITEQLAATIHLVIPGRDMPKYMDPAIQEILQVLADQGMHPAGPMFSYHHRRPSDTFDFEIGFPVAKAVNEAGRVKNSALPAAKVVRAVYQGPYERLGDAWRELQDWVRQRNLPEDGRFFECYLNNPDEVKDPRAYRTELNWVVDEGR; this comes from the coding sequence ATGATCACCTCACCCGAAGTCACCACCATCACGGAACAACTGGCCGCCACCATCCATTTGGTGATCCCCGGCCGCGACATGCCGAAGTACATGGACCCCGCGATCCAAGAGATCCTCCAAGTGCTCGCCGACCAAGGCATGCACCCTGCCGGGCCGATGTTCAGCTACCACCACCGGCGCCCGAGCGACACCTTCGATTTCGAGATCGGGTTCCCCGTAGCGAAGGCCGTGAACGAAGCGGGGCGCGTGAAGAATAGCGCCCTGCCCGCAGCGAAGGTGGTGCGTGCTGTGTACCAAGGTCCTTACGAACGGCTGGGTGACGCTTGGCGCGAGCTGCAAGACTGGGTGCGCCAGCGAAACTTGCCCGAGGACGGACGGTTCTTCGAGTGCTACCTGAACAACCCGGACGAGGTGAAGGACCCCAGGGCTTATCGCACCGAATTGAATTGGGTGGTCGACGAAGGGCGCTAA
- a CDS encoding tetratricopeptide repeat protein: MKQSLLATAALTLTLGAAAQNANVVNAFNYMKDGQYEKAVEYIEPATQDAKTGLNEKTWRYRGEIYRLIALGTDEALKGKFPDAIEKSAESYIKANELDAKGSYKVENAQALGALQGASLNAGNEAFGKKDYQIAIARYRMSERIAKSFGQADTNAIFNRALAYESAGDAANAISSYREAIAAGYNKPEVYRYIASLQRKGDDLSSAIGTAREGLARFPGNKDLMLDEMQYLLAADRSDEAEASVKAALDKDARNAVLWSVLGGLYDKKASLAAEAKDLKAMGEWYARAEEAYKKAIEIDPALFDAHFNIGVLYNNRAAAEYDKCSAIKDDAQYMKCKKVADDTYLQAVPYFEKAHELNGTDLQTVQQLIKLYGKTNDQVKYAAMKEKLAKLQ; this comes from the coding sequence ATGAAACAGTCACTCCTTGCCACCGCAGCGCTGACCCTCACACTCGGCGCCGCCGCCCAGAACGCAAACGTGGTGAATGCATTCAACTACATGAAGGACGGCCAGTACGAGAAGGCCGTGGAGTATATCGAGCCGGCCACGCAGGATGCCAAGACCGGCCTCAACGAGAAGACCTGGCGCTACCGCGGCGAGATCTACCGCCTGATCGCCCTCGGAACCGACGAGGCCCTGAAAGGAAAGTTCCCTGATGCCATCGAGAAATCTGCCGAGAGCTACATCAAGGCCAACGAGCTCGATGCCAAGGGCAGCTACAAGGTCGAGAACGCTCAAGCGCTCGGCGCCCTGCAAGGCGCTTCTTTGAACGCGGGCAATGAGGCCTTCGGCAAGAAGGATTATCAAATCGCCATTGCCCGCTACCGCATGAGTGAGAGGATCGCCAAGAGCTTCGGGCAGGCGGATACCAACGCCATCTTCAACCGGGCCCTGGCCTACGAGAGCGCCGGCGATGCCGCCAACGCCATCAGCAGCTACCGCGAAGCCATTGCCGCCGGCTACAACAAGCCAGAGGTGTACCGCTACATCGCCAGCCTGCAGCGCAAGGGCGACGACCTCAGCAGCGCCATCGGCACCGCCCGTGAGGGCCTGGCCCGTTTTCCCGGCAATAAGGACCTGATGCTCGATGAGATGCAATACCTGCTCGCGGCCGATCGCAGCGACGAGGCCGAGGCCAGCGTGAAGGCCGCCCTCGACAAGGACGCGCGCAACGCCGTGCTCTGGAGCGTGCTTGGAGGCCTGTACGACAAGAAGGCCAGCCTTGCAGCGGAAGCCAAGGACCTCAAGGCCATGGGCGAGTGGTACGCCAGGGCCGAGGAAGCCTACAAGAAGGCCATTGAGATCGACCCCGCACTATTCGATGCGCACTTCAACATCGGCGTGCTCTATAACAACCGGGCGGCAGCCGAGTACGATAAGTGCAGTGCCATCAAGGACGATGCGCAGTACATGAAGTGCAAGAAGGTGGCCGATGACACCTACCTGCAAGCCGTGCCCTACTTCGAGAAGGCGCACGAGCTCAACGGCACTGACCTCCAGACCGTCCAGCAGCTCATCAAGCTCTACGGCAAGACCAACGACCAGGTGAAGTATGCCGCGATGAAGGAGAAACTGGCGAAGCTGCAGTAA
- the gyrA gene encoding DNA gyrase subunit A, whose protein sequence is MSDQPGGERIIPINIENEMRTAYIDYSMSVIVSRALPDVRDGLKPVHRRVLYGMQDLGVTSTRGYKKSARIVGEVLGKYHPHGDGSVYDAMVRMAQEWSLRYPLVDGQGNFGSIDGDPPAAMRYTEARMRKIAEEVLADLDKETVDMRPNFDDTLEEPSVMPTKIPQLLVNGAAGIAVGMATNMAPHNLSEVCDGIVAFIDNKDIDTDGLMQHIKGPDFPTGGVIYGTQGIREAYETGRGRIILRGKTFVEEDPKTGRETIVCTEIPYQVNKAEKLHKGVAELVTEKRIEGISDVNDYSDRNGIRLEYEVKRDAMSSVVLNQLYKHSELQTSFSVNNIALVHGRPVLLGLKAMIQHFVDHRMDVVIRRTKFDLRKAEERAHILEGLLIALDHLDAVIALIRASQTPDEAREGLMAQFGLSEIQARAILDMRLQRLTGLERDKIREEHAELMKTIAYLKEVLADEGLRMQIIKGETLEIKEKYGDKRRTEIMHASGDVRMEDLIADEAVVVTISHLGYIKRTSLTEFRTQSRGGVGSRGSTTRDEDFLEHLFVATNHNYLLVFTQKGRCYWMRVFDIPEGNRQSKGRAIQNLVQIEGDDKVVAYLNVKDLTSEEYVNSHFVVLCTKQGIIKKTTLEAYSRPRVNGIIAVGIREGDELLEARLTTGKSHILLASRDGRAVHFQEEDVRPMGRNASGVRGMNLAGGSKENEVIGMIAIDASELATRQIMVVSENGYGKRSAILDEKGEYEYRMVSRGGKGVKTIQVTEKTGNLVAIKDVREDDHLMIITRNGITIRMDLSETRVVGRATQGVRLIELRNNDQIAAVAKVDSDLHEDEAPATDAPAPDQANDGSSPDGTDVASGEESNEQ, encoded by the coding sequence ATGTCAGATCAGCCAGGAGGAGAACGGATCATCCCGATCAACATCGAGAACGAGATGCGCACCGCCTACATCGATTATTCGATGTCGGTGATCGTGAGCCGGGCCCTGCCCGATGTGCGCGATGGATTGAAGCCCGTTCACCGCCGCGTGCTCTACGGCATGCAGGACTTGGGTGTAACCAGCACCCGGGGCTACAAGAAGAGCGCCCGTATCGTGGGCGAGGTGCTCGGCAAGTACCACCCTCACGGCGATGGCAGCGTGTACGATGCCATGGTGCGCATGGCCCAGGAATGGAGCCTGCGCTACCCGCTGGTCGATGGTCAGGGCAATTTCGGCAGCATAGACGGCGACCCCCCGGCCGCTATGCGGTACACCGAGGCGCGCATGCGGAAGATCGCCGAAGAGGTGCTCGCCGATCTGGATAAGGAGACGGTGGACATGCGGCCCAACTTCGACGACACGCTCGAAGAGCCCAGCGTGATGCCCACCAAGATCCCGCAGCTGCTAGTGAACGGCGCGGCTGGCATCGCCGTGGGAATGGCCACCAACATGGCCCCGCACAATCTGAGCGAGGTGTGCGATGGCATCGTGGCCTTCATCGACAACAAGGACATCGATACCGACGGCCTGATGCAGCACATCAAGGGCCCCGATTTCCCCACCGGCGGCGTGATCTACGGCACCCAGGGAATCCGCGAGGCTTACGAGACCGGGCGCGGCCGCATCATCCTGCGCGGCAAGACCTTCGTGGAAGAGGATCCGAAGACCGGTCGCGAGACGATCGTATGCACCGAGATCCCCTACCAGGTGAACAAGGCCGAGAAGCTTCACAAGGGCGTGGCCGAACTGGTGACCGAGAAACGCATTGAGGGCATCAGCGATGTGAACGACTACAGCGACCGCAACGGCATCCGCCTGGAGTACGAGGTGAAGCGCGACGCCATGTCGAGCGTGGTGCTCAACCAGTTGTATAAGCATAGCGAGCTGCAGACCAGCTTCAGCGTGAACAACATCGCCCTGGTGCATGGGCGCCCCGTGCTGCTGGGCCTCAAGGCCATGATCCAGCACTTCGTGGATCATCGCATGGATGTGGTGATCCGCCGCACCAAATTCGATCTGCGCAAGGCCGAAGAGCGCGCCCACATCCTCGAAGGCCTGCTCATCGCCCTTGACCACCTCGATGCCGTGATCGCCCTGATCCGTGCGAGCCAAACACCCGATGAGGCGCGCGAGGGCCTTATGGCGCAATTCGGCCTCAGCGAGATCCAGGCCCGCGCCATCCTCGATATGCGCCTGCAGCGCCTCACCGGCCTGGAGCGTGACAAGATCCGTGAGGAGCACGCCGAACTGATGAAGACCATCGCCTACCTCAAGGAGGTACTGGCCGATGAGGGCCTGCGGATGCAGATCATCAAGGGCGAGACGCTCGAGATCAAGGAGAAATACGGTGACAAGCGGCGCACGGAGATCATGCACGCCAGCGGTGATGTGCGCATGGAGGACCTCATCGCGGACGAAGCCGTGGTGGTCACCATCAGCCACCTGGGCTACATCAAGCGCACGAGCCTCACAGAATTCCGGACGCAGAGCAGGGGAGGCGTGGGCAGCCGGGGCAGCACCACACGCGATGAGGATTTCCTGGAGCACCTTTTCGTGGCCACCAACCACAACTACCTGCTGGTCTTCACGCAGAAGGGGCGTTGCTATTGGATGCGCGTGTTCGACATCCCCGAGGGCAATCGCCAGAGCAAGGGCCGGGCGATCCAGAACCTCGTGCAGATCGAGGGCGATGACAAGGTGGTGGCCTACCTCAACGTGAAGGACCTCACGAGCGAGGAATACGTGAACAGCCACTTCGTCGTGCTCTGCACCAAGCAGGGCATCATCAAGAAGACCACGCTCGAGGCCTACAGCCGCCCCCGCGTGAACGGCATCATCGCCGTGGGCATCCGCGAAGGCGATGAACTGCTCGAGGCGCGCCTCACAACCGGGAAGAGCCACATCCTGCTGGCCAGCCGCGATGGCCGGGCAGTGCATTTCCAGGAAGAGGACGTGCGCCCCATGGGCCGCAATGCCAGCGGCGTGCGCGGCATGAACCTCGCAGGCGGCAGCAAGGAGAACGAGGTCATCGGCATGATCGCCATCGACGCCAGTGAACTGGCCACGCGGCAGATCATGGTGGTGAGCGAGAACGGCTACGGCAAGCGCTCGGCCATCCTGGATGAGAAAGGTGAGTACGAGTACCGCATGGTATCGCGAGGCGGCAAGGGCGTGAAGACGATACAGGTCACCGAGAAGACCGGGAACCTGGTGGCCATCAAGGATGTGCGGGAAGACGACCACCTGATGATCATCACCCGCAATGGCATCACCATCCGCATGGACCTGAGCGAGACCCGTGTGGTGGGCCGTGCCACACAGGGCGTGCGCCTGATCGAGCTGCGCAACAACGACCAGATCGCGGCCGTGGCCAAGGTGGACAGCGACCTGCACGAGGACGAAGCACCGGCCACCGATGCCCCTGCGCCCGATCAGGCCAACGATGGCAGCAGCCCCGATGGCACCGATGTTGCCAGCGGCGAAGAATCCAACGAACAATAG
- a CDS encoding ATP-dependent Clp protease ATP-binding subunit, producing MDARFTPRVRDIIGYSREEALRLGHNFIGIEHVLLGLLRHNEGNALRILQRLEVDADELRKAVERGMEPPSATRPKDKESINLLKQVEKMLKITYLEAKLFKSQSIDTEHLLLSILKDEDNLATRTLRKFKVDYETVKHELDVILADGGGSDYTSKSTKPSRSTPRAQGPQSADDDDEESGSFQGGGGQRKQGDSKSKTPVLDNFGRDLTKLAEDGKLDPIVGREKEIERVSQILSRRKKNNPVLIGEPGVGKSAIAEGLALRIIQRKVSRVLFNKRIVALDIASLVAGTKYRGQFEERMKAVMNELENSPDVILFIDEIHTIVGAGGASGSLDASNMFKPALARGEIQCIGATTLDEYRQYIEKDGALERRFQKVLVEPTNVEETIQILNNIKEKYEDHHNVNFTPEAVEACVKLTARYITDRHLPDKAIDALDESGSRVHISNIVVPKSILDVEQKIEDIKEEKNKVVRSQRYEEAAKLRDRERLLLEELEKAKKAWEEESKSNRTTVTEENVAEVVAMMSGIPVTRIAEKESGKLRRMKEEMVGKVIGQEEAVAKVVKAIQRNRAGLKDPNRPIGSFIFLGPTGVGKTQLAKELARYLFDTEDALIRIDMSEYMEKFSVSRLIGAPPGYVGYEEGGQLTEKVRRRPYSIILLDEIEKAHPDVFNLLLQALDDGKMTDSLGRHIDFKNAIIIMTSNIGARDLSDYGKGVGFGTAAKTAGQDESNRGIIEKALKKAFAPEFLNRIDDIIMFNSLKREDIHKIIDIELGYLYKRISELGYDVKLTDEAKDFLSEKGYDEKFGARPLKRAIQKFIEDPLAEEIINQGVEEGDKISIGLNKEKSDVAIKVTKGKKKITKGEGEEGKELPPAE from the coding sequence ATGGACGCCCGATTCACCCCCAGAGTCCGAGACATCATCGGCTACAGCCGCGAAGAAGCCCTTCGCCTCGGCCACAACTTCATCGGCATCGAGCATGTGCTGCTTGGGCTGCTGCGGCACAATGAGGGCAACGCCCTTCGGATCCTGCAGCGCTTGGAAGTGGATGCCGATGAGTTGCGCAAGGCCGTGGAGCGCGGCATGGAGCCGCCCAGCGCCACGCGCCCCAAGGACAAGGAAAGCATCAACCTGCTCAAGCAGGTGGAGAAGATGCTGAAGATCACCTACCTCGAGGCCAAGCTCTTCAAGAGCCAGAGCATCGACACCGAGCACCTGCTGCTCAGCATTCTCAAGGACGAGGACAACCTGGCCACCCGCACACTGCGCAAATTCAAGGTTGACTACGAGACCGTGAAGCACGAGCTCGATGTGATCCTGGCCGATGGCGGCGGCAGCGATTACACCAGCAAGAGCACCAAGCCCAGCCGTTCCACGCCGCGCGCCCAAGGCCCGCAGAGCGCCGACGACGATGATGAGGAGAGTGGCAGCTTCCAAGGAGGGGGCGGCCAGCGGAAGCAGGGCGACAGCAAGAGCAAGACCCCTGTGCTCGACAACTTCGGGCGCGACCTCACCAAACTGGCCGAAGACGGCAAGCTGGACCCCATCGTTGGGCGCGAGAAGGAGATTGAGCGCGTGAGCCAGATCCTGAGCCGCCGCAAGAAGAACAACCCTGTGCTGATCGGCGAACCCGGCGTTGGCAAGAGTGCCATCGCCGAGGGCCTCGCCCTGCGCATCATCCAGCGCAAAGTGAGCCGCGTGCTCTTCAATAAGCGCATTGTGGCGCTGGATATCGCCTCGCTGGTGGCCGGCACCAAGTACCGTGGCCAGTTCGAGGAGCGCATGAAGGCGGTGATGAACGAGCTGGAGAACAGCCCGGACGTGATCCTCTTCATCGACGAGATCCACACCATAGTAGGGGCGGGCGGCGCCAGCGGCTCGCTCGATGCGAGCAACATGTTCAAGCCCGCCCTCGCGCGCGGTGAGATCCAGTGCATCGGGGCCACCACCTTGGACGAGTACCGCCAATACATCGAGAAGGACGGGGCCTTGGAGCGCCGCTTCCAGAAGGTGCTGGTGGAACCCACCAACGTGGAGGAGACCATCCAGATCCTCAACAACATCAAGGAGAAATACGAGGACCACCACAACGTGAACTTCACACCGGAGGCCGTCGAGGCCTGCGTGAAGCTCACCGCGCGCTACATCACTGACCGCCACCTCCCGGACAAGGCCATCGACGCCTTGGACGAGAGCGGAAGCCGCGTTCACATCAGCAACATCGTGGTGCCCAAGAGCATCCTCGATGTGGAGCAGAAGATCGAGGACATCAAGGAGGAGAAGAACAAGGTGGTGCGCAGCCAGCGCTATGAAGAGGCAGCGAAGCTCCGCGACCGCGAGCGCCTGCTGCTCGAGGAACTCGAGAAGGCCAAGAAAGCCTGGGAGGAAGAGAGCAAGAGCAACCGCACCACCGTGACCGAGGAGAATGTGGCCGAGGTGGTGGCCATGATGAGCGGCATACCGGTGACCCGGATCGCCGAGAAGGAGAGCGGCAAGCTGCGCCGGATGAAGGAGGAAATGGTGGGCAAGGTGATCGGCCAGGAGGAGGCGGTGGCCAAGGTGGTGAAGGCCATCCAGCGCAACCGGGCCGGCCTCAAGGACCCCAATCGCCCCATCGGCTCCTTCATCTTCCTGGGCCCCACCGGCGTGGGCAAGACCCAACTCGCCAAGGAACTCGCGCGCTACCTCTTCGATACGGAGGACGCCCTTATCCGCATAGATATGAGCGAGTACATGGAGAAATTCTCCGTAAGCCGCTTGATCGGTGCGCCGCCGGGCTACGTGGGCTACGAGGAAGGCGGGCAGCTCACTGAAAAGGTGCGCCGCCGCCCCTACTCCATCATCCTGCTCGACGAGATCGAGAAGGCCCACCCCGACGTCTTCAACCTGCTGCTGCAGGCCCTCGACGACGGCAAGATGACCGACAGCCTCGGCCGCCACATCGACTTCAAGAACGCCATCATCATCATGACCTCGAACATCGGGGCGCGTGACCTCAGTGACTACGGCAAGGGCGTTGGTTTCGGCACCGCCGCCAAAACGGCGGGCCAGGATGAGAGCAACCGCGGCATCATCGAGAAGGCGCTCAAGAAGGCCTTCGCGCCCGAGTTCCTCAACCGGATCGATGACATCATCATGTTCAATTCGCTCAAGCGCGAGGACATCCACAAGATCATCGACATCGAGCTGGGCTACCTGTACAAGCGCATCAGCGAGCTGGGCTACGACGTGAAGCTCACCGACGAGGCTAAGGATTTCCTATCCGAGAAGGGCTACGATGAGAAGTTCGGCGCGCGCCCCCTCAAGCGTGCCATCCAGAAGTTCATCGAGGACCCCTTGGCCGAGGAGATCATCAACCAAGGCGTTGAGGAAGGCGACAAGATCTCCATCGGGCTCAACAAGGAGAAGAGCGATGTGGCCATTAAGGTCACCAAGGGCAAGAAGAAGATCACTAAGGGTGAGGGCGAGGAGGGCAAGGAGCTGCCGCCTGCGGAGTGA
- the lon gene encoding endopeptidase La — protein sequence MNDILHSGPDMFSSEAIENETELIPLITAEDEEQMNAESTPPELPLLPLRNTVLFPGVVIPITVGRDRSIRLIQDVYRGNRTLGVVSQKDSQIEEPRVEDLNSVGTIATIIRMLRMPDGSTTAIIQGKKRFEVIDMVKVDPYFTARVKEFEEVRPAKDDKSFAALVSSLKDLSLEIIKQSPHIPTEAQFAIKNIDSPSFLVNFISSNMNADVSEKQKMLEVADLRERASLLLAHLTKELQMLQMKNEIQSKVRTEVDRQQREYFLHQQMKTIQDELGGNPIEQEIFDMRGKAALKKWSKKVGETFEKELTKLQRMNPAGAEFSVQYNYVQLLLELPWGEYSIDKFDLKHAQKILDRDHFGLDKVKERIIEHLAVLKLKGDMKAPIICLYGPPGVGKTSLGKSMAEALGRKYVRMSLGGLHDEAEIRGHRKTYIGAMPGRLIQSMKKAGTSNPLFVLDEIDKVGRSNQGDPASALLEVLDPEQNNAFHDNFVEIEYDLSRVMFVATANSLSSIHPALRDRMEIIEVNGYTEEEKVEIALRHLLPKQFKENGIKPKQLKLAPGLLEAVIEQYTDESGVRTLEKRIAKLVRYRAKQIALKQKHSLTITIEDLPKIYGPSHARDKYQGNDVAGVVTGLAWTPTGGDILFIETSITKGEGKLTLTGNLGDVMKESAVIALEYIKSHSDIIGLDPDVFKRWNVHVHVPEGATPKDGPSAGITMLTSIASAFTQQKVRKFTAMTGEITLRGRVLPVGGIKEKILAAKRAGIKEIILSTDNRKDIEDIDARYTKGMRFTYVTEMIEVVKHALLKEKVENALKVA from the coding sequence ATGAACGACATCCTCCATAGCGGCCCCGACATGTTCAGCAGCGAGGCCATCGAGAACGAGACCGAGCTCATCCCCTTGATCACCGCCGAGGATGAGGAGCAGATGAACGCGGAGAGCACGCCGCCTGAGCTGCCCCTGCTTCCCTTGCGCAACACGGTGCTCTTCCCGGGCGTGGTGATTCCGATCACTGTGGGCCGTGACCGCAGCATCCGCTTGATCCAGGATGTGTACCGGGGCAACCGCACGCTGGGCGTGGTGAGCCAGAAGGACAGCCAGATCGAAGAGCCACGGGTGGAGGACCTGAACAGCGTGGGCACCATCGCCACGATAATCCGCATGCTGCGCATGCCCGATGGCAGCACCACGGCCATCATCCAGGGCAAGAAGCGCTTCGAGGTGATCGACATGGTGAAGGTGGATCCCTACTTCACCGCCCGCGTGAAGGAGTTCGAGGAAGTGCGCCCCGCCAAGGACGATAAGAGCTTCGCCGCGCTGGTGAGCTCGCTGAAGGACCTCTCACTTGAAATCATAAAGCAGAGCCCGCACATCCCCACCGAGGCGCAGTTCGCCATCAAGAACATCGATTCGCCCTCCTTCCTGGTGAACTTCATCAGCAGCAACATGAACGCTGATGTGTCGGAGAAGCAGAAGATGCTCGAGGTGGCCGACCTCCGTGAGCGGGCCTCGCTGCTGCTGGCGCACCTCACCAAGGAGCTGCAGATGCTGCAGATGAAGAACGAGATCCAGAGCAAGGTCCGCACCGAGGTGGACCGTCAGCAGCGCGAGTATTTCCTGCACCAGCAGATGAAGACCATCCAGGACGAGCTCGGCGGCAACCCGATCGAGCAGGAGATCTTCGACATGCGCGGCAAGGCGGCCTTGAAGAAGTGGAGCAAGAAGGTGGGGGAGACCTTCGAGAAGGAACTCACCAAGCTTCAGCGTATGAACCCGGCCGGCGCGGAGTTCAGCGTGCAGTACAACTATGTGCAGTTGCTGCTGGAATTGCCTTGGGGCGAGTACAGCATCGATAAATTCGACCTGAAGCACGCGCAGAAGATCCTCGACCGCGACCACTTCGGGCTCGACAAGGTGAAGGAGCGCATCATCGAGCACCTCGCGGTGCTGAAGCTCAAGGGCGATATGAAGGCGCCCATCATCTGCCTCTACGGTCCGCCGGGCGTGGGCAAGACCAGCCTCGGCAAGAGCATGGCCGAAGCCCTCGGCCGCAAGTACGTGCGCATGAGCCTCGGCGGCCTGCACGATGAAGCCGAGATCCGCGGCCACCGCAAGACCTACATCGGCGCCATGCCCGGCCGCCTGATCCAGAGCATGAAGAAGGCCGGCACCAGCAACCCGCTCTTCGTGCTCGACGAGATCGACAAGGTGGGCCGCAGCAATCAGGGAGATCCCGCCAGCGCGCTGCTCGAAGTGCTCGACCCTGAGCAGAACAACGCCTTCCACGACAACTTCGTGGAGATCGAGTACGACCTGAGCCGCGTGATGTTCGTGGCCACGGCCAACAGCCTCAGCAGCATCCACCCGGCCCTGCGCGACCGCATGGAGATCATTGAGGTGAACGGCTACACGGAAGAGGAGAAGGTGGAGATCGCCTTGCGCCACCTGTTGCCCAAGCAGTTCAAGGAGAACGGCATCAAGCCCAAGCAGCTCAAGCTCGCCCCGGGGCTCCTGGAGGCCGTCATCGAGCAATACACCGATGAAAGCGGGGTGCGCACCCTCGAGAAGCGCATTGCCAAGCTCGTGCGCTACCGCGCCAAGCAGATCGCCCTCAAGCAGAAGCACAGCCTCACCATCACGATCGAGGATCTTCCGAAGATCTATGGTCCCAGCCACGCCCGCGACAAGTACCAGGGCAATGATGTGGCCGGCGTGGTCACCGGCCTCGCCTGGACGCCCACCGGCGGCGACATCCTCTTCATCGAGACCAGCATCACCAAGGGCGAAGGCAAGCTCACCCTCACCGGCAACCTCGGCGACGTGATGAAGGAGAGTGCCGTGATCGCCCTCGAGTACATCAAGTCCCATAGCGACATCATCGGACTCGACCCCGATGTGTTCAAGCGCTGGAACGTTCACGTGCACGTGCCCGAAGGCGCCACGCCGAAGGATGGTCCCTCAGCCGGCATCACCATGCTCACCAGCATCGCCAGTGCCTTCACCCAGCAGAAGGTGCGCAAGTTCACGGCCATGACCGGCGAGATCACCCTGCGCGGCCGCGTGCTTCCCGTAGGGGGCATCAAGGAGAAGATCCTGGCCGCCAAGCGCGCGGGCATCAAGGAGATCATCCTCAGCACCGATAACCGAAAGGACATCGAGGATATTGATGCGCGCTACACCAAGGGAATGCGCTTCACGTACGTCACCGAGATGATCGAGGTGGTGAAGCACGCGCTGCTGAAGGAGAAGGTGGAGAATGCGTTGAAGGTGGCTTAG
- a CDS encoding SAM-dependent chlorinase/fluorinase gives MAIITLTTDMGTKDHYVAVVKAAIMQQEPGATVVDITHEVKPFHTAMAAHVVRNAYSAFPDGSIHIIGVNPEADAITAHVVARHEGHHFITADNGILPLVFEGKPYEAFELTMKLDDHHAAFPTRSVFVKAACHLARGGVAETIGRKMTALRELIGFAPSIQENAIVGRATYVDHYGNVMTNIKRALFEEMVSGRSFRIRFGRTANDLTRIHGTYTDVSNGVCLAFFNASGHLEIAVNKGSDGNGGGASKLLGLHEGDPVRVEFSAKR, from the coding sequence ATGGCGATCATCACCCTCACCACCGACATGGGCACCAAGGACCACTATGTGGCCGTGGTGAAGGCGGCGATCATGCAGCAGGAGCCGGGCGCCACGGTGGTGGACATCACCCACGAGGTGAAGCCCTTCCACACCGCCATGGCGGCGCATGTGGTGCGCAACGCTTACTCGGCCTTCCCCGATGGGAGCATCCACATCATCGGCGTGAACCCCGAGGCCGATGCGATCACGGCGCACGTGGTGGCGCGCCACGAGGGGCACCACTTCATCACGGCCGACAACGGGATCCTGCCGCTGGTCTTCGAGGGCAAGCCCTACGAGGCTTTCGAGCTCACCATGAAACTCGACGACCACCACGCCGCCTTCCCCACGCGATCGGTGTTCGTGAAGGCCGCCTGCCACCTGGCGCGCGGCGGCGTGGCAGAGACCATCGGCCGCAAGATGACAGCCCTGCGCGAGCTCATCGGCTTCGCGCCATCCATCCAGGAGAACGCCATCGTGGGCCGCGCCACCTACGTTGACCATTACGGCAACGTGATGACCAACATCAAGCGCGCGCTCTTCGAGGAGATGGTGAGCGGCCGCTCTTTCCGCATCCGCTTCGGGCGCACCGCCAACGACCTCACCCGGATACACGGCACCTACACCGATGTCTCCAATGGCGTGTGCCTGGCCTTCTTCAATGCCAGCGGGCACTTGGAGATCGCCGTGAACAAGGGCAGCGATGGCAACGGCGGCGGCGCCTCGAAGCTGCTGGGCCTGCACGAAGGCGACCCCGTGCGCGTGGAATTCAGCGCGAAGCGGTAA